From a single Myxococcales bacterium genomic region:
- the rsmI gene encoding 16S rRNA (cytidine(1402)-2'-O)-methyltransferase yields MPYPGKLTLVATPIGNLGDLTVRARDALAGADLIVAEDTRRTGRLLQHLALDKPLLSFFEGNQKSRTGQILAELRAGRQIALVTDAGSPVISDPGYELVYACLAEEIAVEALPGPCAAIMALQLSGLPPDRIVFDGFLPRKGPARRDRLESYRRLEGTVVLYESPNRLTETLQDLLDALGDVSCAVLREMTKLHEEAVRGPVSYVLERFAGREEILGEVTIVFRLPKPLPAELGQAIAGARRLKHDLGFKTKDAATAAALFTGVDKKAVYRALTEDEPE; encoded by the coding sequence ATGCCGTATCCGGGCAAATTGACGCTGGTTGCCACGCCGATCGGCAACCTGGGCGATTTGACTGTCCGCGCGCGGGACGCGTTGGCCGGTGCCGATCTGATCGTCGCCGAGGACACCCGCCGCACCGGGAGACTGCTGCAGCACCTGGCGCTCGACAAACCCCTGCTCTCCTTTTTCGAGGGAAATCAAAAAAGCCGCACGGGCCAGATCCTGGCCGAATTGCGCGCCGGCCGGCAAATCGCCCTGGTCACCGACGCCGGCAGTCCGGTGATTTCCGATCCGGGTTATGAACTCGTGTACGCCTGCCTGGCCGAGGAAATCGCCGTCGAGGCGCTGCCCGGCCCGTGCGCGGCGATCATGGCGCTGCAGCTTTCCGGGCTGCCGCCGGACCGCATTGTGTTCGACGGCTTTCTGCCGCGCAAAGGCCCGGCGCGCCGCGACCGGCTCGAATCGTATCGTCGTCTGGAAGGCACGGTCGTCCTTTACGAGTCGCCCAATCGGTTGACGGAGACCCTGCAAGACCTGCTCGACGCGCTGGGTGACGTTTCCTGCGCGGTGCTGCGCGAAATGACCAAGCTGCACGAGGAGGCGGTGCGCGGCCCCGTCAGTTACGTACTGGAACGCTTCGCCGGGCGGGAAGAAATCCTCGGCGAGGTGACCATCGTCTTTCGGTTGCCCAAGCCGCTGCCGGCCGAATTGGGTCAGGCCATCGCCGGCGCCCGGCGGCTCAAACACGATCTGGGATTCAAAACCAAGGACGCGGCGACGGCGGCGGCGCTGTTCACCGGGGTCGATAAAAAGGCCGTCTACCGCGCACTGACGGAGGATGAACCGGAATGA
- the xseB gene encoding exodeoxyribonuclease VII small subunit, whose amino-acid sequence MESFEERLARLEELVTRLETGNLPLENAVDTFEEGMKLSQSLAATLQTAEKRVEVLLAGENGQVVAKPLEIETTDDEDDADEEQNR is encoded by the coding sequence ATGGAATCCTTCGAGGAACGCCTGGCGCGGTTGGAAGAGTTGGTCACCCGCCTCGAAACGGGCAATCTGCCGCTGGAAAACGCGGTCGACACCTTCGAGGAAGGGATGAAACTCTCGCAATCCCTGGCGGCGACCCTGCAAACCGCCGAAAAGCGGGTCGAGGTGCTGTTGGCCGGCGAGAACGGCCAGGTCGTCGCCAAACCGCTCGAAATCGAAACGACCGACGACGAGGACGACGCCGACGAGGAGCAGAATCGTTGA